In one Streptomyces venezuelae genomic region, the following are encoded:
- a CDS encoding nitrite/sulfite reductase: protein MAATPEKPAPATPRRKVSRHRGEGQWAVGHFTPLNGNEQFKKDDDGLNVRTRIETIYSKRGFDSIDPNDLRGRMRWWGLYTQRKPGIDGGKTAVLAPEELDDEYFMLRVRVDGGRLTTEQLRVIGEVSQEFARGTADLTDRQNIQYHWIRIEDVPEIWRRLEAVGLSTTEACGDTPRVILGSPVAGVAENEIIDGSPAIDEIQRRFIGNPEFSNLPRKFKTAISGSPQLDVAHEINDVAFVGVHHPEHGPGFDLWVGGGLSTNPKLGVRLGTWVPLDDVPDVFGGVIGIFRDYGYRRLRNRARLKFLVADWGPEKFRQVLEDEYLHRKLADGPAPEQPAGTWRDHLGVHRQRDGRFYVGFAPRVGRVDGTTLTKIAEVADAHGSGRLRTTTEQKMIVLDVEQDQVDSLVSALEALDLRVNASPFRRGTMACTGIEFCKLAIVETKARGASLIDELERRIPEFDEPITININGCPNACARIQVADIGLKGQLILDDEGNQVEGYQVHLGGALGLDAGFGRKVRGLKVTATELPDYVERVLKRFQEQREDGERFATWTARAPEEALK from the coding sequence ATGGCCGCCACGCCAGAGAAGCCTGCCCCAGCAACGCCCCGCCGCAAGGTGAGCCGTCACCGCGGCGAGGGTCAGTGGGCCGTCGGTCACTTCACGCCGCTCAACGGGAACGAGCAGTTCAAGAAGGACGACGACGGTCTCAATGTGCGGACACGTATTGAGACGATCTACTCGAAGCGTGGATTCGACTCCATCGACCCGAACGACCTCCGCGGCCGTATGCGCTGGTGGGGGCTGTACACCCAGCGCAAGCCCGGGATCGACGGCGGCAAGACCGCGGTCCTCGCCCCGGAGGAGCTGGACGACGAGTACTTCATGCTCCGCGTCCGCGTCGACGGCGGCCGGCTGACCACCGAGCAGCTGCGCGTGATCGGCGAGGTGTCGCAGGAGTTCGCGCGCGGCACCGCCGACCTCACCGACCGCCAGAACATCCAGTACCACTGGATCCGCATCGAGGACGTCCCCGAGATCTGGCGCCGCCTCGAAGCCGTCGGCCTCTCGACCACCGAGGCGTGCGGCGACACGCCCCGCGTCATCCTCGGCTCCCCCGTGGCAGGCGTCGCCGAGAACGAGATCATCGACGGCTCCCCCGCCATCGACGAGATCCAGCGCCGCTTCATCGGCAACCCCGAGTTCTCCAACCTGCCGCGCAAGTTCAAGACGGCGATCTCCGGGTCGCCGCAGCTCGACGTCGCCCACGAGATCAACGACGTCGCCTTCGTCGGCGTGCACCACCCCGAGCACGGCCCCGGCTTCGACCTCTGGGTCGGCGGCGGCCTCTCCACCAACCCCAAGCTCGGCGTGCGCCTGGGCACCTGGGTGCCGCTCGACGACGTGCCGGACGTGTTCGGCGGCGTCATCGGCATCTTCCGCGACTACGGCTACCGGCGGCTGCGCAACCGCGCCCGCCTGAAGTTCCTCGTCGCCGACTGGGGCCCGGAGAAGTTCCGGCAGGTCCTGGAGGACGAGTACCTGCACCGGAAGCTGGCCGACGGGCCCGCCCCCGAGCAGCCCGCGGGCACCTGGCGCGACCACCTCGGCGTCCACCGCCAGCGGGACGGCCGCTTCTACGTCGGCTTCGCCCCGCGCGTCGGCCGCGTCGACGGCACCACGCTCACGAAGATCGCCGAGGTCGCCGACGCGCACGGCTCGGGCCGCCTTCGCACCACCACCGAGCAGAAGATGATCGTGCTCGACGTCGAGCAGGACCAGGTCGACTCGCTCGTCTCCGCACTCGAAGCACTCGACCTGCGGGTCAACGCCTCGCCGTTCCGGCGCGGCACCATGGCCTGCACCGGCATCGAGTTCTGCAAGCTCGCCATCGTCGAGACCAAGGCGCGCGGTGCCTCGCTCATCGACGAACTGGAGCGCCGCATCCCGGAGTTCGACGAGCCGATCACCATCAACATCAACGGCTGCCCGAACGCCTGCGCCCGCATCCAGGTCGCCGACATCGGCCTCAAGGGCCAGCTCATACTCGACGACGAGGGCAACCAGGTCGAGGGCTACCAGGTGCACCTGGGCGGCGCCCTCGGACTCGACGCAGGATTCGGCCGCAAGGTCCGCGGCCTGAAGGTCACCGCGACCGAGCTCCCCGACTACGTCGAGCGGGTCCTCAAGCGTTTCCAGGAGCAGCGCGAGGACGGCGAGCGCTTCGCCACGTGGACCGCCCGCGCACCCGAGGAGGCCCTCAAGTGA
- a CDS encoding phosphoadenylyl-sulfate reductase: MTTAQDQKARTDDELKALAEQAGRDLEDASALEILQWAADTFGARFCVTSSMEDAVVAHLASRARPGVDVVFLDTGYHFPETIGTRDAVEAVMDVNVITLTPRQSVAEQDSVYGAKLHDRNPDLCCKLRKVQPLEEGLAGYVAWATGLRRDDSPSRANTPVVGWDEKRGKVKISPIARWTQDDVDAYVTEHGVLTNPLLMDGYGSVGCAPCTRRLLEGEDARAGRWAGNAKTECGIH, encoded by the coding sequence ATGACGACTGCTCAGGACCAGAAAGCGCGCACGGACGACGAGTTGAAGGCCCTCGCCGAGCAGGCCGGACGCGACCTGGAGGACGCCTCCGCCCTGGAGATCCTCCAGTGGGCCGCCGACACCTTCGGGGCACGCTTCTGCGTGACCTCCTCGATGGAGGACGCGGTCGTCGCCCACCTCGCCTCGCGCGCCAGGCCCGGCGTCGACGTCGTGTTCCTGGACACCGGCTACCACTTCCCGGAGACCATCGGCACCCGTGACGCCGTCGAGGCCGTCATGGACGTCAACGTCATCACCTTGACGCCCCGTCAGTCCGTGGCCGAACAGGACTCGGTGTACGGCGCGAAGCTCCACGACCGCAACCCGGACCTGTGCTGCAAGCTGCGGAAGGTCCAGCCCCTGGAGGAGGGTCTCGCGGGGTACGTCGCGTGGGCCACCGGGCTGCGCCGCGACGACTCGCCGAGCCGCGCGAACACCCCGGTCGTCGGCTGGGACGAGAAGCGCGGCAAGGTCAAGATCTCGCCGATCGCCCGCTGGACCCAGGACGACGTCGACGCGTACGTCACCGAGCACGGTGTCCTCACCAACCCGCTCCTGATGGACGGCTACGGCTCGGTGGGCTGCGCCCCCTGCACCCGCCGCCTCCTGGAGGGCGAGGACGCCCGCGCGGGCCGCTGGGCCGGCAACGCCAAGACCGAGTGCGGGATCCACTGA
- a CDS encoding putative leader peptide produces MDRTGNALVSRRHVDLGRMSSAMCPAC; encoded by the coding sequence ATGGATCGCACTGGAAACGCCTTGGTGAGTCGACGTCACGTCGACCTCGGCCGCATGTCCAGCGCCATGTGTCCGGCTTGCTGA
- a CDS encoding GNAT family N-acetyltransferase → MSITVTTWSLEQTSPADLRPAAAPDGEDVRIARAEVPSPEFSRFLYASVGGDIRWSDRLSLTYAEWQKLLERPGVETWVAYEKGTPAGYVELAARGENGDAAEGVVEIVYFGLIPAFRGRRIGGHLLSYAVARAWDLAERWPGLAPTERVWLHTCSKDGEHAMDNYRRRGFRLFDTKVEEEADVPTPGPWPGADRD, encoded by the coding sequence ATGAGCATCACAGTCACCACCTGGTCCCTCGAACAGACGTCTCCGGCCGACCTGCGACCGGCCGCCGCGCCCGACGGGGAGGACGTCCGGATCGCGCGCGCCGAGGTTCCCTCGCCCGAGTTCAGCCGGTTCCTGTACGCGTCCGTCGGCGGGGACATCCGCTGGTCCGACCGGCTCTCCCTCACGTACGCGGAGTGGCAGAAGCTGCTGGAGCGGCCGGGTGTGGAGACGTGGGTCGCGTACGAGAAGGGGACGCCGGCCGGGTACGTGGAGCTGGCGGCTCGCGGCGAGAACGGGGACGCGGCGGAGGGCGTCGTCGAGATCGTCTACTTCGGGCTGATCCCCGCCTTCCGGGGGCGCCGCATCGGCGGCCACCTGCTGTCGTACGCCGTCGCGCGCGCCTGGGACCTGGCCGAGCGGTGGCCGGGGCTCGCGCCGACCGAGCGGGTCTGGCTGCACACCTGCTCCAAGGACGGCGAGCACGCGATGGACAACTACCGGCGGCGCGGGTTCCGGCTCTTCGACACCAAGGTCGAGGAGGAGGCGGACGTGCCGACGCCGGGGCCGTGGCCGGGGGCCGACCGCGACTGA
- a CDS encoding acyl-CoA dehydrogenase family protein, with protein MAASTHTVTNQAPPLVGYDVFTSDRALVEGVERHLDPALLDSARDELSLLGRAAGSAQAQKWGDQANANPPVLHTHDRYGHRVDEVEFHPAWHRLLGKAVSAGLTAAWTRPGGHLRRAAGFLVWTQVEGGHGCPVSMTHAAVPALRADPALAAEWEPRLTSTVYDEGLRPASRKAGAVFGMGMTEKQGGSDVRANTTRAQALAEDGTYALTGHKWFCSAPMSDGFLVLAQAEQGLTCFLVPRVLDDGSRNAFAIQRLKDKLGNRSNASSEVEFDGTWARRVGDEGRGVRTIIEMVAATRLDCVIGSAALMRQAVAQAVHHATYREAFGGRLVDKPLMRNVLADLALESEAATTLALRLAAAYDDGGEQEQAFLRLAVPAAKYWVTKRCTPLAGEALECLGGNGYVEDSGMPRLLREAPLNSIWEGSGNVQALDVLRALQREPQALNAFLQEVGTARGADHRLDAAIKDLLTELADLDGIEGRGRRLVERMALVLQGSLLVRYAPPEVADAFCASRLGGDWGAAFGTLPHSLDLAAVVRRAAPGV; from the coding sequence ATGGCAGCCAGCACCCACACAGTGACCAACCAGGCTCCGCCCCTGGTGGGATATGACGTATTCACGTCCGACCGGGCCCTAGTGGAAGGGGTCGAGCGGCACCTCGATCCCGCGCTCCTCGATTCCGCCCGCGACGAGCTCTCGTTGCTCGGCCGGGCCGCGGGTTCCGCCCAGGCACAGAAGTGGGGAGATCAGGCAAACGCGAATCCTCCGGTTCTGCACACACATGACCGGTACGGCCATCGGGTGGACGAGGTCGAGTTCCACCCGGCGTGGCACCGGCTGCTCGGCAAGGCGGTCTCCGCGGGCCTGACGGCCGCCTGGACGCGGCCCGGCGGCCATCTGCGCCGGGCGGCCGGGTTCCTGGTGTGGACGCAGGTCGAGGGCGGTCACGGCTGCCCGGTCTCGATGACACACGCAGCGGTGCCCGCGCTCCGCGCCGACCCGGCGCTCGCCGCCGAGTGGGAGCCGCGCCTCACCTCGACCGTGTACGACGAGGGGCTGCGCCCGGCGTCCCGGAAGGCGGGCGCCGTCTTCGGGATGGGCATGACGGAGAAGCAGGGCGGCAGCGACGTACGGGCCAACACGACGCGCGCGCAGGCCCTCGCCGAGGACGGGACGTATGCGCTGACGGGGCACAAGTGGTTCTGCTCCGCGCCCATGTCGGACGGGTTCCTGGTCCTCGCGCAGGCCGAGCAGGGGCTGACGTGCTTCCTCGTGCCGCGTGTGCTCGATGACGGCTCACGGAACGCCTTCGCCATCCAGCGGCTCAAGGACAAGCTGGGCAACAGGTCCAACGCGTCGAGCGAGGTCGAGTTCGACGGGACGTGGGCGCGGCGGGTCGGAGACGAGGGGCGCGGGGTGCGCACCATCATCGAGATGGTGGCCGCGACCCGTCTCGACTGCGTGATCGGCTCCGCGGCGCTCATGCGGCAGGCCGTCGCGCAGGCGGTGCACCACGCCACGTACCGGGAGGCGTTCGGCGGCAGGCTCGTCGACAAGCCGCTCATGCGCAACGTACTGGCCGATCTGGCGCTGGAGTCGGAGGCGGCCACGACGCTGGCGCTGCGGCTCGCCGCGGCCTACGACGACGGGGGCGAGCAGGAGCAGGCGTTCCTGCGGCTCGCGGTGCCCGCGGCGAAGTACTGGGTGACCAAGCGGTGCACGCCGCTGGCCGGCGAGGCGCTCGAATGCCTGGGCGGCAACGGCTACGTGGAGGACTCGGGCATGCCGCGGCTGCTGCGCGAGGCGCCGCTCAACTCCATCTGGGAGGGGTCGGGGAACGTCCAGGCGCTGGACGTGCTGCGGGCGCTGCAGCGCGAGCCGCAGGCCCTCAACGCGTTCCTCCAGGAGGTCGGGACGGCACGCGGCGCCGACCACCGCCTGGACGCCGCGATCAAGGATCTGCTGACCGAACTGGCGGACCTGGACGGCATCGAGGGGCGCGGGCGGCGGCTCGTGGAGCGGATGGCGCTGGTGCTCCAGGGATCGCTGCTGGTGCGGTACGCGCCGCCGGAGGTCGCCGACGCGTTCTGCGCCTCGCGGCTCGGCGGGGACTGGGGCGCGGCGTTCGGCACGCTGCCGCACAGCCTCGACCTCGCGGCAGTGGTGCGGCGGGCCGCTCCCGGCGTCTAG
- a CDS encoding GAF domain-containing protein: protein MNTPATIDLARLSAMDLAHAAHVLKGVRDATLSGQPPRLLPRPVIGDSWRRMILGGVDPDRDFRSRLLSDEELEERRRTSPLREILPVLRDGLVSVADAAQHIMAVSDADGRVLWREGSAAVLRKADSLGFEPGADWGENVVGTNGIGTSLVVRRPVQVFSAEHFVRTHHPWTCTGAPLTDPRDGRLLGVVDISGPLQTIHPATLALVDAVAKLGEARLRERHVAALDRLRAVAAPVLARLDGRALAVDVHGWTAAVTGMPPADRLTLPKSFGAGRAWLPSLGPCLVEPLPGGWLLRPEDPGDVPRPVAATRLVLDVSSPRRWTLSVLGGAHDWTHELSPRHAELLYLLCTYRTGRTASGLAEDMFGDPARTVTVRAELSRVRRYLGGLLAHRPYRLHEDVDVDVVMPERPADLLPHSMAPAVRAARQRMIL, encoded by the coding sequence ATGAACACCCCGGCGACGATCGACCTCGCGCGCCTGTCCGCCATGGACCTCGCGCACGCCGCACACGTCCTGAAGGGGGTGCGCGACGCCACGCTGTCCGGGCAGCCGCCCAGACTGCTGCCGCGTCCGGTGATCGGCGACTCGTGGAGACGGATGATCCTCGGCGGGGTCGATCCGGACCGTGACTTCAGGTCCCGGCTGCTGAGCGACGAGGAGCTGGAGGAGCGCCGCCGCACCTCGCCGCTCCGGGAGATCCTGCCCGTCCTGCGCGACGGTCTCGTCTCCGTGGCGGACGCGGCGCAGCACATCATGGCCGTCAGCGACGCGGACGGACGTGTGCTGTGGCGCGAGGGCAGCGCCGCCGTGCTCCGCAAGGCGGACTCGCTCGGGTTCGAGCCGGGCGCGGACTGGGGCGAGAACGTCGTGGGCACGAACGGCATAGGGACGTCACTGGTGGTGCGGCGCCCGGTGCAGGTGTTCTCCGCCGAGCACTTCGTGCGGACCCACCACCCGTGGACGTGCACGGGCGCCCCGCTGACCGATCCGCGGGACGGCAGGCTCCTCGGCGTGGTCGACATCAGCGGACCGCTGCAGACCATCCACCCGGCGACGCTCGCGCTGGTCGACGCGGTCGCCAAGCTCGGGGAGGCGCGGCTGCGGGAGCGGCACGTGGCGGCGCTGGACCGGCTGCGCGCGGTGGCGGCGCCGGTCCTCGCGCGGCTCGACGGTCGGGCGCTCGCGGTGGACGTGCACGGCTGGACGGCCGCGGTGACGGGCATGCCCCCTGCGGACCGTCTCACGCTCCCCAAGTCCTTCGGTGCGGGCCGCGCCTGGCTGCCGTCGCTGGGCCCCTGCCTGGTGGAGCCGCTGCCCGGCGGGTGGCTGCTGCGCCCCGAGGACCCGGGTGACGTGCCGCGGCCGGTCGCCGCGACCCGTCTCGTCCTGGACGTGAGCAGTCCGCGCCGGTGGACGCTCTCGGTGCTCGGCGGCGCCCACGACTGGACGCACGAGCTGAGCCCGCGCCACGCCGAGCTCCTCTATCTCCTCTGTACGTACCGCACGGGACGCACCGCCTCGGGGCTCGCCGAGGACATGTTCGGCGATCCCGCGCGCACGGTGACGGTGCGCGCCGAGCTCTCCCGCGTGCGGCGCTATCTGGGCGGGCTGCTCGCCCACCGGCCGTACCGCTTGCACGAGGACGTGGACGTCGACGTGGTCATGCCGGAGCGCCCCGCGGACCTCCTGCCCCACTCGATGGCCCCCGCGGTGCGCGCCGCGCGGCAGCGCATGATTCTCTGA